From one Comamonas piscis genomic stretch:
- a CDS encoding dihydroneopterin aldolase: protein MTTFDTGLQTLSLTGLRFDANLGILAHEKTAPQPILVDVDINLGQQPLAPSDDDIMHVLDYRKVRQIIIDECTAEHVNLLETLIGKVAQRLMQLPNVRGVRVKIAKLEIFDDCEVAIRTETGQW from the coding sequence ATGACGACATTTGACACCGGGTTGCAAACCCTGAGCTTGACGGGCCTGCGTTTTGATGCCAATTTAGGCATCCTCGCCCACGAGAAGACTGCGCCGCAACCCATCTTGGTCGATGTGGATATCAACCTGGGCCAGCAACCGTTGGCGCCCAGTGATGACGACATCATGCATGTGCTGGATTACCGCAAGGTGCGCCAGATCATCATCGATGAATGCACGGCCGAGCATGTGAACCTGCTGGAGACCTTGATTGGCAAGGTCGCCCAGCGGCTGATGCAACTGCCCAATGTGCGCGGCGTGCGCGTGAAGATCGCCAAGCTAGAGATTTTTGACGATTGCGAAGTTGCAATCCGCACTGAAACCGGA
- a CDS encoding SDR family oxidoreductase, producing the protein MPLPSSTPRTVLVTGAAKRLGREIALGLARHGWQVAVHYRGSAAEAAQTAADCAALTGLSGHFDADFDDETAVRGLLPRVIAHFGQVDAVVNSASLFEHDSATDFGYAALERHVRSNTAAPIVLAQLLHQHISQRGDEAQGVVVNLLDQKLWNMNPDFVSYTLSKAALEAATTLLAQALAPRLRVVGVAPGLTLTSDYLSPEKFEALHRMSPLGRSSTAEDVVATVRFALDNSSITGTSLLVDGGQHLMRFDRDFSMM; encoded by the coding sequence ATGCCACTGCCTTCTTCGACCCCACGCACCGTACTGGTCACTGGCGCTGCCAAGCGCCTGGGCCGGGAGATTGCGCTCGGGCTGGCGCGCCATGGCTGGCAGGTGGCGGTGCACTACCGGGGTTCGGCCGCCGAGGCCGCGCAGACGGCTGCCGACTGCGCAGCGCTGACGGGCCTGAGCGGCCATTTCGACGCTGATTTTGACGACGAGACTGCGGTGCGCGGCTTGCTGCCCCGGGTGATCGCCCATTTCGGCCAGGTCGATGCGGTGGTCAACAGCGCCTCGCTGTTCGAGCATGACAGCGCCACCGATTTTGGCTATGCGGCACTGGAGCGCCATGTGCGCAGCAATACGGCCGCGCCCATTGTGCTGGCACAGCTGCTGCACCAGCACATCAGCCAGCGGGGCGACGAGGCCCAGGGCGTGGTGGTGAATCTGCTGGACCAGAAGCTCTGGAACATGAACCCCGACTTTGTCAGCTACACCCTGAGCAAGGCGGCGCTGGAAGCGGCCACCACCTTGCTGGCCCAGGCGCTGGCACCGCGCCTGCGGGTGGTGGGCGTGGCCCCAGGTTTGACCCTGACCAGCGACTACCTGAGCCCCGAGAAGTTCGAGGCCCTGCACCGCATGAGCCCGCTGGGGCGTTCTTCCACCGCCGAAGACGTGGTCGCCACGGTGCGCTTTGCGCTGGACAACAGCTCAATCACCGGCACAAGCCTGCTGGTGGACGGCGGCCAGCACCTGATGCGGTTTGACCGCGATTTTTCGATGATGTAG
- a CDS encoding class I SAM-dependent methyltransferase has product MNTEPSSLTTVLAKRIAEAIAQAGGWIPFDDFMRMALYEPGLGYYANSRSKFGVMPEQGSDFVTAPELSPVFGELVAAQVQDAFVHTQTSEVWEFGAGTGALAEQLLSTLGPACTRYTIVDVSGSLRLRQQERLARFGDQVQWADSLPAQMQGVVVGNEVLDAMPVKLLLRQQGIWQERGVVVGRVSEDGEDIRFAWAERATPLRPPVEPELPLEAEYLTEIHPQGEAFVATLADRITRGAVLLIDYGFGEPEYYHPQRHMGTLVCHHLHQVDSDPLVLVGLKDITAHVNFTGTAVAAQDAGMDVLGYTSQAHFLINCGLGAKLDQLEVIARSKAAKLMMEHEMGEFFKAIMLSKGVEIWEPVGFVQGDRMHRL; this is encoded by the coding sequence GTGAATACAGAACCCTCTAGTTTAACGACTGTACTGGCCAAACGCATCGCTGAGGCTATTGCCCAGGCCGGCGGTTGGATCCCGTTTGATGACTTCATGCGCATGGCGCTGTACGAGCCCGGCCTGGGCTACTACGCCAACAGCCGCAGCAAGTTTGGCGTGATGCCTGAGCAGGGCAGTGACTTTGTCACCGCTCCCGAGCTGTCGCCGGTATTTGGCGAGCTGGTCGCCGCCCAGGTGCAGGATGCCTTTGTCCACACCCAGACCAGCGAGGTCTGGGAGTTTGGCGCCGGCACCGGCGCGCTGGCCGAGCAGCTGCTGTCTACCCTGGGCCCCGCCTGCACCCGCTACACGATTGTCGATGTCTCCGGCAGCCTGCGCCTGCGCCAGCAAGAACGCCTGGCCCGCTTTGGCGACCAGGTGCAATGGGCCGATAGCCTGCCCGCGCAGATGCAGGGCGTGGTGGTCGGCAACGAGGTACTCGATGCGATGCCGGTCAAGCTCTTGCTGCGCCAGCAGGGCATCTGGCAGGAGCGGGGTGTGGTGGTGGGCCGTGTTTCAGAGGATGGCGAGGACATCCGCTTTGCCTGGGCGGAACGCGCTACCCCACTGCGCCCGCCGGTAGAGCCGGAGTTGCCGCTGGAGGCCGAGTACCTGACGGAGATCCATCCCCAGGGCGAAGCCTTTGTGGCGACCCTGGCCGACCGCATCACGCGCGGCGCGGTGCTGCTGATCGACTATGGTTTTGGCGAGCCGGAGTACTACCACCCGCAGCGCCATATGGGCACCCTCGTCTGCCACCACCTGCACCAGGTGGACAGCGACCCGCTGGTGCTGGTGGGCCTCAAGGACATCACCGCGCATGTGAACTTTACGGGCACCGCAGTGGCGGCGCAGGATGCCGGCATGGACGTGCTGGGCTACACCAGCCAGGCGCATTTTTTGATCAACTGCGGTCTGGGCGCCAAGCTGGACCAGCTCGAGGTCATCGCCCGCAGCAAGGCCGCCAAGCTGATGATGGAGCACGAAATGGGCGAGTTCTTCAAGGCCATCATGCTGAGCAAGGGCGTGGAGATCTGGGAACCGGTCGGCTTTGTGCAGGGCGACCGTATGCACCGGCTGTAG
- a CDS encoding TauD/TfdA dioxygenase family protein, whose protein sequence is MSALFDVLTAHPFFFRRPVPDSAHLAGHASGSAQGFRVQPIQQPAGAQTRLGAEVVGLDLSRPLGPEDFARLQQAHQDHSVVVYRNQRITPAEQIAFSRRFGPLQRHVLRNYQLADHDEILIVSNIIENGQPVGLGDAGAYWHSDLSYKPQPAMGSLLHAQELPEEGGDTLFADQVAAYDALPYTLKQQLVGLLAEHSYLLKYEALRERNAFRPALSAAQVAEVKPAVHPVVRTDPQTGRKSLFVSEHFTTRILGLPEARSAALLAELFAHSTQPQFVYRHHWRDRDMVFWDNRAVLHLATGVPAGQRRKLYRTTIEGDVPV, encoded by the coding sequence ATGTCCGCGTTGTTTGATGTTCTGACCGCCCACCCGTTTTTCTTTCGCCGCCCCGTGCCCGACAGCGCGCATCTCGCGGGCCATGCCAGCGGCAGCGCACAAGGCTTTCGGGTGCAGCCCATCCAGCAACCGGCCGGGGCGCAGACGCGGCTGGGCGCCGAGGTCGTCGGGCTGGACCTGTCCCGCCCGCTCGGCCCGGAGGATTTTGCCCGGCTGCAGCAGGCGCACCAGGACCACAGCGTTGTGGTCTACCGCAACCAACGAATTACGCCCGCCGAGCAGATTGCCTTCAGCCGCCGCTTTGGCCCGCTGCAGCGCCATGTGCTGCGCAACTACCAGCTGGCGGACCATGACGAGATCCTGATCGTCTCCAACATCATTGAAAACGGCCAGCCCGTGGGCCTGGGCGATGCCGGCGCGTACTGGCACTCTGACCTGTCCTACAAACCCCAGCCGGCGATGGGATCGCTGCTGCATGCGCAAGAGCTGCCCGAGGAGGGCGGCGACACCTTGTTTGCCGACCAGGTCGCTGCTTATGACGCGCTGCCCTATACCCTCAAGCAGCAGCTGGTGGGCCTGCTGGCCGAGCACAGCTATTTGCTGAAATATGAGGCACTGCGCGAGCGCAATGCCTTCCGCCCCGCGCTGAGCGCCGCGCAGGTGGCCGAGGTCAAGCCCGCCGTCCATCCGGTGGTGCGCACCGATCCGCAGACGGGTCGCAAATCGCTGTTTGTTAGCGAGCATTTCACCACCCGCATTCTGGGCCTGCCCGAAGCCCGCTCGGCTGCGCTGCTGGCCGAGCTGTTTGCGCACAGTACCCAGCCGCAGTTTGTCTACCGCCACCACTGGCGCGACCGGGATATGGTGTTTTGGGACAACCGCGCCGTGCTGCACTTGGCCACTGGCGTGCCGGCCGGCCAGCGCCGCAAGCTGTACCGCACCACCATCGAAGGCGATGTGCCGGTATGA
- a CDS encoding ABC transporter substrate-binding protein, translated as MNFRNPWALRSQPPGNPATPPSARAAATTRCAGLGAASKNAAAVLAATAALWGVTAGGAQAAEGQLRIAQQYGIVYLLLNVAQDQQFIEKQGKAQGVDIKVSYLQFSGGPAVNDALLSGNVDIGGAGVAPLFTLWDRTKGKQNVKGVASLGNFPYYLVSNNPQVKTIADFTDKDRIATPAVGVSVQSRVLQYASAKLWGEQHYQRLDKLQVALPHPDAAAAIIKGGTEITAHFGNPPFQEVELAGNPNAHIVLNSYEVLGGPASSTVLYATEKFRQESPKTYRAFLDALDESARFVQANPEQAADIFLKSGGGGKVDRNLVLQIIKNPQVQFTIQPQNTVGLGQFLQRVGVIKTKPESVRDYFFDDPRISGGN; from the coding sequence ATGAACTTCCGCAATCCATGGGCGCTGCGCAGCCAGCCGCCCGGCAACCCAGCCACTCCACCGTCCGCCCGTGCCGCTGCCACTACACGCTGCGCCGGTTTGGGCGCGGCCAGCAAAAACGCCGCAGCGGTGCTGGCGGCAACGGCTGCGCTCTGGGGCGTGACCGCCGGTGGCGCCCAGGCTGCCGAGGGCCAGCTGCGCATTGCGCAGCAGTACGGCATCGTCTACTTGCTGCTGAATGTGGCGCAGGACCAGCAGTTCATCGAAAAGCAGGGCAAGGCCCAGGGCGTGGATATCAAGGTCAGCTACCTGCAGTTCTCGGGAGGGCCAGCGGTCAACGATGCGCTGCTCTCGGGCAATGTCGACATTGGTGGCGCCGGGGTGGCACCGCTGTTCACGCTCTGGGACCGCACCAAGGGCAAGCAGAACGTCAAGGGCGTGGCCTCGCTGGGCAACTTTCCCTACTACCTGGTCAGCAACAACCCGCAGGTGAAGACGATTGCCGATTTCACGGACAAGGACCGCATTGCGACGCCGGCCGTCGGCGTATCGGTGCAATCGCGGGTGCTGCAGTACGCCTCTGCCAAGCTTTGGGGCGAGCAGCATTACCAGCGGCTTGACAAACTGCAGGTGGCGCTGCCGCACCCCGATGCGGCAGCGGCCATCATCAAGGGCGGCACGGAGATCACCGCCCACTTTGGTAACCCGCCGTTCCAGGAAGTGGAGCTGGCCGGCAACCCCAACGCGCATATTGTGCTCAACAGCTATGAGGTGCTGGGCGGGCCGGCCTCGTCCACGGTGCTGTATGCCACCGAGAAGTTCCGTCAGGAGAGCCCCAAGACCTACCGCGCCTTCCTCGATGCGCTTGATGAATCGGCGCGTTTTGTGCAGGCCAACCCCGAGCAGGCGGCCGATATCTTTTTGAAAAGCGGTGGCGGCGGCAAGGTCGATCGCAACCTGGTGCTGCAGATCATCAAGAACCCACAAGTGCAGTTCACCATCCAGCCGCAAAACACCGTGGGCCTGGGCCAGTTTCTGCAGCGGGTGGGCGTGATCAAGACCAAGCCCGAATCGGTGCGCGACTATTTCTTTGACGACCCCCGAATCTCCGGAGGCAACTGA
- a CDS encoding ABC transporter ATP-binding protein: MRWPSFASPDGDVALARGSWLRSAAEPYASLAEAELADRLVSRASPVPAAASPVPAGNSALLEVDRVSIDYVTDERVLRATHQVSLQVHAAERFVLLGASGCGKSTLLKAMAGFVPVSEGAIRLGGKQVAGPGPDRVMVFQEFDQLPPWKTVRENVMFPLLASRRTSKAEARERADLYLDKVGLSRFADVHPHQLSGGMKQRVAIARALAMHPQVLLMDEPFAALDALTRRRMQEELLALWEELRFTLVFVTHSIEEALVVGSRVAILSPHPGRLRAEINAHAFGLASGGSAEFEAAHQRIHRLLFDEERAGAPSATNTPPSEAAALRRVA; this comes from the coding sequence ATGCGCTGGCCCTCTTTTGCAAGCCCAGATGGCGATGTAGCGCTGGCCCGGGGCAGCTGGCTGCGCAGCGCGGCCGAGCCCTATGCCAGCCTGGCCGAGGCCGAGCTGGCGGACCGCCTGGTCAGCCGCGCCAGCCCTGTGCCAGCAGCGGCGAGCCCAGTGCCGGCAGGCAATTCCGCCTTGTTAGAGGTGGACCGGGTGAGCATCGACTATGTGACCGATGAGCGTGTGCTGCGCGCCACCCACCAGGTGAGCCTGCAGGTGCATGCGGCCGAGCGCTTTGTGCTGCTGGGGGCATCGGGCTGCGGCAAATCCACCTTGCTCAAGGCCATGGCCGGTTTTGTGCCAGTGAGCGAAGGCGCGATCCGCCTGGGCGGCAAGCAGGTAGCGGGTCCTGGGCCGGACCGGGTGATGGTGTTCCAGGAATTTGACCAGCTGCCGCCCTGGAAGACGGTGCGCGAGAACGTGATGTTCCCGCTGCTGGCATCGCGCCGCACCAGCAAGGCGGAGGCCCGCGAGCGCGCTGATCTGTACCTGGACAAGGTGGGCCTGAGCCGCTTTGCCGATGTGCATCCGCACCAACTGTCGGGCGGCATGAAGCAGCGCGTGGCCATTGCCCGTGCGCTGGCCATGCACCCGCAGGTGCTGCTGATGGACGAGCCCTTTGCGGCGTTGGATGCGCTGACGCGGCGGCGCATGCAAGAGGAGCTGCTGGCGCTGTGGGAGGAGCTGCGCTTTACTTTGGTGTTTGTTACCCATTCGATTGAAGAAGCGCTGGTAGTCGGCAGCCGCGTCGCTATCCTTTCGCCCCACCCGGGGCGTTTGCGGGCTGAAATCAATGCCCATGCCTTTGGCCTGGCCAGCGGCGGCAGTGCCGAGTTTGAGGCCGCGCACCAGCGCATCCACCGGCTGCTGTTTGACGAAGAACGCGCCGGCGCACCCAGCGCAACAAACACCCCGCCCAGCGAGGCAGCAGCGCTGCGCCGCGTGGCCTGA
- a CDS encoding ABC transporter permease: MASTPLSAWPGTTKAQPPLRPEAEYALPDVPQQLTVRRLPLARRLLQHPALRKAIILVVLALAWELAARWQDNDLLLPTFGQTATTLLRELGNGVLLGKAAVSLGILLQGYLLGVAGALLLTVLAVSSQWGRDVLTTLTSMFNPLPAIALLPLALLWLGLGQASLLAVLVHSVLWPLALATYAGFQSVPETLRMAGRNYGLHGARYVLQILVPAALPSILSGLKIGWAFAWRTLIAAELVFGASSGKGGLGWYIFQSRNELYTDQVFAGLALVIIIGLLVENLVFHPLERVTVKRWGVQR, translated from the coding sequence ATGGCATCGACCCCACTATCTGCCTGGCCGGGCACCACCAAGGCCCAGCCACCGCTGCGCCCCGAGGCCGAATACGCGCTGCCCGATGTGCCGCAGCAATTAACGGTGCGCCGGCTGCCGCTGGCCCGGCGGCTGCTGCAGCACCCGGCCTTGCGCAAGGCCATCATCCTGGTGGTGCTGGCTCTGGCCTGGGAGCTGGCAGCCCGCTGGCAGGACAACGACCTGCTGCTGCCCACCTTTGGCCAGACAGCGACCACCTTGCTGCGCGAGCTGGGCAATGGCGTCTTGCTGGGCAAGGCTGCGGTGTCGCTGGGCATCTTGCTGCAGGGCTATCTGCTGGGTGTGGCCGGCGCCTTGCTGCTGACGGTGCTGGCGGTGTCGAGCCAGTGGGGGCGCGACGTGCTGACCACCTTGACGAGCATGTTCAACCCGCTGCCCGCCATTGCGCTCTTGCCGCTGGCCTTGCTGTGGCTAGGCCTGGGCCAGGCCAGTTTGTTGGCGGTGCTGGTGCATTCGGTGTTGTGGCCGCTGGCGCTGGCGACCTATGCCGGTTTTCAGTCGGTGCCCGAGACCTTGCGCATGGCCGGCCGCAACTATGGTCTGCATGGCGCCCGCTATGTGCTGCAGATTCTGGTGCCCGCTGCGTTGCCGTCCATCCTCTCGGGGCTCAAGATTGGCTGGGCTTTTGCCTGGCGCACCTTGATCGCCGCCGAGTTGGTGTTTGGCGCCTCGTCGGGCAAGGGAGGCCTGGGCTGGTACATCTTCCAAAGCCGCAATGAGCTTTATACCGACCAGGTATTTGCTGGGCTGGCGCTGGTGATCATCATCGGCCTGCTGGTGGAGAACCTGGTGTTTCACCCGCTGGAGAGGGTGACCGTCAAGCGCTGGGGCGTGCAGCGCTGA
- a CDS encoding BCCT family transporter codes for MSLPVVIPALVVLAALLLVCVLAPDAADRLFSGAQRWVVASFDWFYVMALSAFLLFLVVLAASRYGDIRLGPDDAKPEFSFVSWSSMLFAAGMGIGLMYFGVGEPLQHFLSPPTQEPGTPAAAREAMEATFFHWGFHAWAVYGTMGLVLAYFGFRYNLPLTMRSGLYPLLRDRINGPIGHGVDAFALVGTIAGIATTLGYGARQIAAGIHTLTGWETESSGFLVAVIVVVVTLASLSALLGVDKGVRRLSEFNMLLSVLLLSFVVIAGPTAHIFKALSENIGNYLQGLVGMSLRTFAYAPSREEGWFGGWTILYWAWWVSWSPFVGMFIARISRGRTVREFVIGVLLVPTAFNLLWMTAFGNGAIWADANLAGGALAQTATNVDALLFRFFEYLPWVKPVSWLAVLLIGVFFITSADSGALVVNSIASRGNNESPVWQRLFWCVLLGLTSIVLLLAGGLGALQAVTLVAALPVAFILLVLCVGLWRGMVADLAHYSPDLAPATNFWSGQHWRKRLEQIVHQPLKADVQRFLQATVLPAMNEVAAEMQKRGLQAHVQDSLEGDADSEVRLVVPVEKLRDFVYGVRAVRRTIPTFTVRESAGSKERRYMYEPVTFFEDGRSGYDVQYLRSEELIADILRQYERYLSLSADKRTQMLNRAPGHTDPV; via the coding sequence ATGTCGCTGCCGGTGGTGATTCCAGCGCTGGTGGTGCTCGCCGCCTTGCTGCTTGTCTGCGTGCTGGCGCCCGATGCCGCAGACCGCTTGTTCTCCGGCGCGCAGCGTTGGGTAGTGGCCAGTTTTGACTGGTTCTATGTGATGGCGCTGAGCGCCTTCCTGCTGTTTTTGGTGGTGCTGGCCGCCAGCCGTTATGGCGATATCCGCCTGGGGCCGGACGATGCCAAGCCCGAGTTCAGCTTTGTCTCCTGGTCCTCGATGCTGTTTGCCGCCGGCATGGGCATTGGCCTCATGTACTTTGGCGTGGGCGAGCCACTGCAGCATTTCCTCAGCCCGCCCACGCAGGAGCCGGGCACGCCCGCTGCCGCGCGTGAGGCGATGGAGGCCACCTTCTTCCATTGGGGCTTTCATGCCTGGGCGGTGTACGGCACCATGGGCCTGGTGCTGGCCTATTTCGGCTTTCGCTACAACCTGCCGCTGACGATGCGCTCGGGGCTGTACCCGCTGCTGCGCGACCGCATCAACGGGCCCATCGGCCATGGCGTGGATGCCTTCGCGCTGGTGGGCACCATCGCCGGTATTGCCACCACGCTGGGCTATGGCGCGCGCCAGATTGCTGCCGGTATCCACACCCTGACCGGTTGGGAAACCGAGTCTTCCGGGTTCCTGGTCGCCGTCATTGTGGTGGTCGTCACCCTGGCCAGCCTCTCGGCCCTGCTGGGCGTGGACAAGGGCGTGCGCCGCCTGAGCGAATTCAACATGCTGCTGTCGGTGCTGCTGCTGAGCTTTGTCGTGATCGCCGGCCCCACGGCGCATATCTTCAAGGCCTTGAGTGAGAACATCGGCAACTACCTGCAGGGCCTGGTTGGCATGTCGCTGCGCACCTTTGCCTATGCGCCTTCGCGTGAAGAGGGCTGGTTTGGCGGCTGGACGATTCTGTACTGGGCCTGGTGGGTGAGCTGGTCGCCTTTTGTCGGCATGTTCATCGCGCGCATCTCGCGCGGCCGCACGGTGCGCGAGTTCGTCATCGGCGTGTTGTTAGTGCCCACCGCCTTCAACCTGCTGTGGATGACCGCCTTTGGCAACGGCGCCATCTGGGCCGATGCGAACCTGGCAGGCGGCGCGCTGGCGCAGACCGCCACCAATGTGGATGCCTTGCTGTTCCGCTTCTTCGAGTACCTGCCATGGGTCAAACCCGTCTCGTGGCTGGCTGTGCTGCTGATTGGCGTGTTCTTCATCACCTCGGCCGATTCGGGCGCGCTGGTGGTCAACTCCATCGCATCCCGGGGCAACAACGAATCGCCCGTGTGGCAGCGCCTGTTCTGGTGCGTGCTGCTGGGCCTCACCTCCATCGTGCTGTTGCTCGCCGGTGGCCTGGGTGCTCTGCAGGCCGTCACCCTGGTGGCGGCCTTGCCGGTGGCCTTCATCCTGCTGGTGCTCTGCGTCGGGCTGTGGCGCGGCATGGTCGCCGACCTGGCCCACTACTCGCCCGATCTGGCGCCTGCTACTAACTTTTGGAGCGGCCAGCACTGGCGCAAGCGCCTGGAGCAGATCGTGCACCAACCACTGAAAGCCGATGTGCAGCGCTTTTTGCAGGCCACCGTGCTGCCTGCGATGAACGAGGTCGCCGCCGAGATGCAAAAGCGGGGTTTGCAGGCCCACGTGCAAGACAGCCTGGAAGGTGATGCCGACAGTGAAGTGCGCCTGGTTGTGCCCGTCGAAAAGCTGCGTGACTTTGTCTACGGCGTGCGCGCCGTGCGCCGCACGATTCCCACCTTTACGGTGCGGGAGAGTGCGGGCAGCAAGGAGCGCCGCTATATGTATGAGCCAGTGACCTTCTTTGAAGACGGACGGTCGGGCTATGACGTGCAGTATTTGCGCAGCGAGGAGCTCATTGCCGACATACTCCGCCAATACGAGCGCTATCTCTCCCTCAGCGCAGACAAGCGAACGCAAATGCTCAACCGAGCACCAGGGCATACAGATCCTGTGTAA
- a CDS encoding amidohydrolase: protein MSSCLFTHAHVFTGRSESDFATAFVVEGGVVRWVGQVGDAAQPAADRQVDLQGRTVVPGFIDVHTHPTFLSQIVDAVPCTVPLVEDIPGLVAALKQHPKAGLGPNDWIEGWGYDESKLKEGRTPTRHDLDLVSTTQPVYVGRSDCHSGICNSRALALAGIGKDTPDPIGGHFGRDADGSPNGVLTELAANSVVQRAKAVLDYAQAVGSLARTSQRFSERGIVAVTDMMAFTQPFHHLDVYRDAAQAGFKQQAALYFSWEPCKGDLRTGLEAAQKDGRVKIAGIKLFADGSISGKTAWCSCAYKHTGSLFGMSLLSSAALAQAYEWSVANGAQMAVHAMGDAALQLVIDFFADKKPWLPGGVPSVRLEHATLLKPAQIAQMNAMPMQWGVATQIIFMFAEYEAYTENLVASEFDQSYALKTFYEEIAHVALSSDAPATTWADPDNVFVSIQAAVQRRAYNGAPIVDSQALTVPQALLLYTARAASLSPFEGQLGQIAPGFEASFAVLDRDIFTVPVADIGSLRVQETWIAGEQVYRAA, encoded by the coding sequence ATGTCCTCTTGCCTGTTCACCCATGCCCATGTTTTTACCGGCCGCAGCGAGAGCGATTTCGCGACGGCTTTTGTGGTGGAGGGTGGGGTGGTGCGCTGGGTGGGGCAGGTGGGCGATGCGGCGCAGCCGGCGGCTGATCGCCAAGTGGATTTGCAGGGGCGGACGGTGGTGCCGGGGTTTATTGATGTGCATACGCACCCGACCTTTTTGTCGCAGATCGTTGATGCGGTGCCTTGCACGGTGCCGCTGGTCGAAGACATTCCGGGGTTGGTTGCGGCGCTGAAGCAGCATCCCAAGGCGGGGCTCGGGCCCAACGACTGGATTGAGGGCTGGGGTTATGACGAGTCCAAGCTGAAGGAGGGGCGCACGCCGACGCGCCATGACCTGGATCTGGTATCGACCACGCAGCCGGTGTATGTGGGCCGCTCCGACTGCCACTCGGGCATCTGCAACAGCCGCGCGCTGGCGCTGGCGGGCATTGGCAAGGACACGCCCGATCCCATCGGTGGCCACTTTGGCCGCGATGCTGATGGTTCGCCCAATGGCGTCTTGACCGAGCTGGCAGCCAACAGCGTGGTGCAGCGCGCCAAGGCGGTGCTGGATTACGCCCAGGCGGTGGGTAGCCTGGCGCGCACTTCGCAGCGCTTCAGCGAGCGCGGCATTGTGGCGGTGACCGACATGATGGCCTTCACCCAGCCTTTCCATCACCTTGATGTGTACCGCGATGCCGCCCAGGCAGGCTTCAAGCAGCAGGCGGCGCTGTATTTTTCCTGGGAGCCTTGCAAGGGTGATTTGCGCACGGGGCTAGAGGCCGCGCAAAAGGATGGCCGGGTGAAGATTGCCGGCATCAAGCTGTTTGCCGATGGCTCCATCTCCGGCAAGACCGCTTGGTGCAGCTGCGCCTACAAGCACACAGGCAGCCTGTTTGGTATGTCCTTGCTCAGCAGCGCGGCGCTGGCGCAGGCCTATGAATGGTCGGTCGCCAACGGCGCGCAAATGGCGGTGCATGCGATGGGTGATGCGGCCCTGCAGCTGGTGATCGACTTCTTTGCCGATAAAAAGCCCTGGCTGCCTGGCGGCGTGCCTTCCGTGCGGCTGGAGCATGCCACCTTGCTCAAGCCCGCGCAGATCGCTCAGATGAACGCCATGCCGATGCAGTGGGGCGTGGCCACGCAGATCATCTTCATGTTTGCCGAGTACGAGGCCTATACCGAGAACCTGGTGGCATCGGAGTTCGACCAGTCCTACGCGCTCAAGACCTTCTACGAAGAGATTGCGCATGTGGCGCTGTCGTCCGATGCGCCGGCCACCACCTGGGCCGATCCGGACAATGTCTTTGTCTCCATCCAGGCCGCCGTGCAGCGCCGCGCCTACAACGGCGCCCCGATTGTGGACAGCCAGGCGCTGACGGTGCCGCAGGCCTTGCTGCTCTACACCGCACGTGCGGCCAGCCTGTCGCCGTTCGAGGGCCAGCTGGGCCAGATTGCCCCCGGCTTTGAAGCCAGCTTTGCCGTGCTGGACCGCGATATCTTCACCGTGCCCGTCGCCGACATTGGCAGCCTGCGCGTGCAGGAGACCTGGATTGCCGGCGAGCAGGTCTACCGCGCCGCATGA
- a CDS encoding DUF2905 family protein: MIRWLIVIFLALLLLNGFAALLRKLGLGRLPGDFEIRLFGRTLWLPIATTVVLSLMAAGIARWL; the protein is encoded by the coding sequence ATGATCCGCTGGTTAATTGTGATTTTCCTGGCGCTGCTGCTGCTCAACGGCTTTGCCGCGCTGCTGCGCAAGCTAGGGCTGGGGCGGTTGCCAGGGGATTTTGAGATCCGGCTGTTTGGCAGAACCCTGTGGCTGCCGATTGCGACCACCGTGGTGCTGAGCCTGATGGCGGCCGGGATTGCGCGCTGGCTGTAG